The Methylomicrobium lacus LW14 genome window below encodes:
- the hemH gene encoding ferrochelatase, which produces MTTKKTGVLLVNLGSPTKPTTAAVRRFLKEFLWDPRVVNIPRPLWWLILNFFVLPTRPRRSFLAYRKVWDEKGSPLIYLTRQLREKVAARLAAQGISVRDAMRYGEPTIAEQLRAFKEEGIDSLVILPLYPQYSSTTTASVFDAVADELKQWRHIPEVRFISDYYRDPGYIAAVAKSIEHAWHLRGRQELLLMSFHGLPEVLSKWGDPYFEHCRQTAASIAKQLELEEHEWQMVFQSRFGKAEWLKPYCLDTLKELPKRGIKTVDMVCPGFAVDCLETLEEIAIANKEEFIKAGGSAYHYIPALNDSDAHADVIINLLTQK; this is translated from the coding sequence ATGACGACGAAGAAAACCGGAGTATTGCTGGTCAATCTGGGTTCCCCTACCAAACCGACCACCGCGGCGGTCCGCCGGTTTTTAAAGGAGTTCCTTTGGGACCCGCGCGTCGTCAATATTCCCCGGCCGTTGTGGTGGCTGATTCTGAATTTTTTCGTGCTGCCGACGCGCCCGCGCCGGTCTTTTTTGGCCTACCGTAAAGTCTGGGACGAGAAAGGTTCGCCGCTGATTTATCTGACCCGGCAGCTGCGCGAAAAAGTGGCGGCCAGACTGGCCGCGCAAGGCATCAGCGTGCGCGATGCGATGCGCTATGGCGAACCGACGATCGCGGAGCAGCTGCGCGCCTTCAAGGAAGAAGGCATCGACTCGCTGGTGATCCTGCCGCTGTATCCCCAGTATTCCTCGACCACGACCGCCTCGGTGTTCGATGCGGTAGCCGATGAGCTGAAACAATGGCGGCACATCCCCGAGGTCCGCTTCATCAGCGATTATTATCGCGATCCGGGCTACATCGCCGCGGTCGCCAAGTCGATCGAACACGCCTGGCATTTGCGCGGCAGGCAGGAACTGTTGTTGATGTCGTTCCATGGCCTGCCGGAAGTGCTGAGCAAATGGGGCGATCCGTATTTCGAGCATTGCAGGCAAACGGCCGCCAGTATCGCGAAACAACTCGAGCTTGAGGAGCACGAATGGCAGATGGTGTTCCAATCGCGCTTCGGCAAGGCCGAATGGTTGAAGCCGTATTGCCTGGATACGCTGAAAGAGCTGCCGAAACGCGGCATCAAAACGGTCGACATGGTCTGCCCCGGCTTTGCGGTCGATTGCCTGGAGACGCTCGAAGAGATCGCGATCGCGAACAAAGAAGAATTCATCAAGGCCGGCGGCAGCGCCTATCATTATATTCCGGCGCTGAACGATTCGGATGCGCATGCGGATGTAATCATCAACCTGCTTACACAAAAGTAG
- the purT gene encoding formate-dependent phosphoribosylglycinamide formyltransferase, producing MKIGTALSNSATKALLLGSGELGKELVISLQRYGIEVIAVDRYADAPAMHVAHRSHVVDMTDGEAVKKIIALEAPDYIIPEIEAIATDALAEIEREGRSTVVPNARAIQLTMNREGIRTLAAEELKLPTSAYAFAESFAELKEAVDEKIGYPCFVKPTMSSSGKGQSMVKDPEQLEAAWNYAKASGRVDTGKVIAESKIDFDFEITLLTVRALNQHGEIETRFCAPIGHRQEHGDYRESWQPQPMTPAAIKAAEDIALKVTGAIGGRGLFGVELFVKGDKVWFSEVSPRPHDTGMATMITQQQNEFELHARAILGLPVDTGLLRIGASAVILSQEEADDVVYDGLAAALSVPGCEIRLFGKPRALVNRRMGVALASAETIEEAKEKAVKAANLVIINPG from the coding sequence ATGAAAATAGGCACGGCATTATCGAACAGCGCAACCAAGGCCTTGTTGCTCGGCAGCGGCGAGCTCGGCAAGGAGCTGGTCATTTCACTGCAGCGCTACGGCATCGAAGTGATCGCGGTCGACCGTTACGCGGATGCGCCGGCGATGCATGTCGCGCACCGCAGCCATGTGGTCGACATGACCGACGGCGAGGCGGTCAAAAAAATCATCGCGCTCGAAGCGCCTGATTACATCATTCCGGAAATCGAAGCGATCGCGACCGATGCCTTGGCCGAGATCGAACGGGAAGGACGCTCGACGGTCGTGCCGAATGCGCGCGCGATTCAATTGACGATGAACCGCGAAGGCATCCGCACGCTCGCCGCGGAAGAGCTGAAATTGCCGACCTCCGCTTACGCCTTCGCGGAAAGCTTCGCGGAACTGAAAGAAGCCGTTGACGAAAAAATAGGCTATCCTTGTTTCGTTAAGCCGACGATGTCGTCATCCGGCAAGGGCCAGTCGATGGTCAAGGACCCGGAGCAACTGGAAGCCGCATGGAATTATGCGAAAGCCAGCGGCCGGGTCGATACCGGCAAGGTGATCGCCGAATCCAAGATCGATTTCGATTTCGAGATTACCTTGCTGACCGTGCGCGCGCTGAATCAACACGGCGAGATCGAAACCCGTTTTTGCGCGCCGATCGGCCATCGTCAGGAACACGGCGACTACCGCGAAAGCTGGCAGCCGCAGCCGATGACGCCCGCGGCGATCAAAGCCGCAGAGGACATTGCGTTAAAAGTCACCGGCGCGATCGGCGGACGCGGCCTATTCGGCGTCGAGTTGTTCGTGAAGGGCGATAAAGTCTGGTTTAGTGAAGTCAGTCCCAGACCGCATGACACCGGCATGGCTACAATGATTACGCAGCAACAGAATGAATTCGAACTGCATGCCCGGGCGATACTGGGCTTGCCGGTCGATACCGGACTCTTGAGAATTGGCGCCAGCGCGGTTATATTGAGCCAGGAAGAAGCCGACGATGTGGTTTATGACGGGCTTGCCGCTGCATTGAGCGTGCCGGGCTGCGAAATCCGTCTGTTCGGCAAGCCGCGCGCGTTGGTGAACCGGCGCATGGGCGTTGCGCTGGCAAGCGCGGAAACGATTGAAGAAGCAAAAGAAAAAGCGGTAAAAGCCGCCAACTTGGTCATTATCAATCCAGGATAA
- the dusA gene encoding tRNA dihydrouridine(20/20a) synthase DusA — MLDWTDRHCRFFLRLISKQALLYTEMVTTGALLHGDRQRFLQFDPSEHPLALQLGGSDPAGLAACAKMAEDFGYDEVNLNVGCPSDRVQSGSFGACLMAEPELVAECVGAMRKAVSIPVTVKSRIGIDDRDSYEELIKFIGTVAEAGCDTFIVHARKAWLKGLSPKQNREVPPLRYDTVYRLKQDFPTLQIVLNGGITTLDQAEDVLGNGVDGVMVGREAYHNPYILAEVDRRLFGASAEVFTRAEIIEKLLPYIEQQRAEGVRLHSITRHILGLFHGEPGARSWRRHLSEHAVKYDADASVVREALKFTIQ; from the coding sequence ATGCTGGATTGGACGGATCGACACTGCCGCTTTTTTCTCCGGCTGATTTCGAAACAGGCGCTGCTTTATACCGAGATGGTCACGACCGGGGCGCTGCTGCATGGCGACCGGCAGCGGTTTTTGCAATTCGATCCGAGCGAGCATCCGCTCGCTTTGCAATTGGGCGGCAGCGATCCGGCCGGTCTGGCCGCGTGCGCGAAGATGGCCGAGGATTTCGGCTATGACGAGGTGAATCTGAATGTCGGCTGCCCGAGCGACCGGGTGCAGAGCGGGAGTTTTGGCGCCTGTTTGATGGCGGAGCCGGAACTGGTCGCCGAATGCGTCGGGGCAATGCGGAAGGCCGTTTCGATTCCGGTCACCGTCAAGTCGCGAATCGGCATCGACGACCGGGATTCCTACGAAGAACTGATCAAATTCATCGGCACGGTCGCTGAAGCCGGCTGCGACACCTTCATCGTGCATGCGCGCAAGGCCTGGCTGAAGGGCTTGTCGCCGAAGCAAAACCGGGAAGTGCCGCCGCTGCGCTACGATACGGTCTATCGATTGAAACAGGATTTCCCAACCCTTCAGATCGTGCTGAACGGCGGCATCACCACGCTGGATCAGGCGGAGGACGTGCTCGGAAACGGTGTCGACGGCGTGATGGTCGGACGGGAGGCCTATCACAATCCTTATATCCTGGCCGAGGTCGACCGACGACTGTTCGGCGCATCGGCCGAAGTCTTTACGCGCGCCGAGATCATCGAAAAGTTGTTGCCTTACATTGAGCAACAACGGGCCGAAGGCGTGCGTTTGCACAGCATCACCCGGCATATCCTCGGCCTGTTTCACGGCGAGCCCGGCGCCAGGTCCTGGCGCCGGCATTTGAGCGAACATGCGGTCAAATACGACGCGGACGCATCGGTTGTCCGCGAAGCATTAAAATTCACGATTCAATGA
- the folE gene encoding GTP cyclohydrolase I FolE — protein sequence MEEYFSKIIAAVGEDLNREGLIDTPKRAAEAFKFLNNGYEKSLDEVLNNAVFTAETEDMVIVKDIELYSLCEHHLLPFIGKCHVGYLPRGKVLGLSKVARIVDMYARRLQIQEKLTKQIADAIETAVDAKGVAVVIEAKHLCMMMRGVEKQNSVMTTSVMTGIFRKEMNTRSEFLSLINRQS from the coding sequence GTGGAAGAGTATTTTTCGAAAATTATCGCCGCGGTGGGCGAGGATCTGAACCGCGAGGGGCTGATCGACACGCCGAAACGCGCCGCCGAGGCGTTCAAATTTTTGAATAACGGTTACGAAAAAAGCCTTGACGAGGTCTTGAACAACGCGGTTTTCACGGCCGAGACCGAAGACATGGTGATCGTGAAGGACATCGAATTGTATTCGTTGTGCGAGCACCACCTGCTGCCGTTCATCGGCAAGTGCCATGTCGGCTATCTGCCGCGCGGCAAGGTGCTGGGCCTGTCGAAAGTCGCGCGTATCGTCGATATGTACGCCCGGCGCCTGCAAATCCAGGAAAAGCTGACCAAGCAGATCGCCGATGCGATCGAAACGGCGGTCGACGCGAAAGGCGTCGCAGTCGTGATCGAGGCAAAACATTTGTGCATGATGATGCGCGGCGTCGAAAAACAGAATTCGGTGATGACGACCTCGGTGATGACCGGCATCTTCCGTAAAGAAATGAATACGCGTTCGGAATTCCTGAGTCTGATCAACCGCCAGTCATAA
- a CDS encoding MutS-related protein, with amino-acid sequence MTETLLQSWQNVWPEIKSTQPLDTGTGVIDQSAFNTIEVDNVFESVNHCSTTLGQAFLYRSLSRPLDDLDQLHAKQEAVAELQQNQGLREALERLLQHAADTEKNLYRLFYAEFVGSFGSARGEHEIEGYGYAQYKRGVRFMLDLVDGIRQLDAPNSRFLNGVFDKINAFAASRDYSLMAGPVYVTEGVIQAKEEKQGWFPISVIFKPRLFKPLIFLALAFLLGLLPMAIGITSPAQIIFFAPLFLVYFPIVGGYDRDTCIIPLRNQFRSSDAVGEALDALGQLDELLAFVKFSEAFGGDMAQPKLIDAPHHRINLSAARNPVLGKMNPNYVANDFVLDDDKLVLVTGPNSGGKTAFCKTITQIQLLAQIGCHVPAKAATLTVADRIFYQAPEISHLVDGEGRFGTELKRTKDIFLATTAKSLVVLDEMSEGTTFEEKMESSTNVLTGFYRKGNSTVLITHNHQLVDHFIAQGMGVAQQVEFAHEAPTYRLIPGISRVSHADRVAKKIGFSKEDIDNYLAGSS; translated from the coding sequence ATGACGGAAACGCTATTACAAAGCTGGCAGAATGTCTGGCCCGAGATCAAATCCACCCAGCCTTTGGACACCGGCACTGGCGTGATCGATCAGAGCGCTTTCAATACGATCGAAGTCGATAACGTTTTCGAATCGGTCAATCATTGTTCGACCACGCTCGGACAGGCGTTTTTATACCGCTCGCTATCCCGCCCCCTGGACGATCTTGACCAACTGCACGCAAAGCAGGAAGCGGTCGCTGAACTCCAGCAAAATCAGGGGCTCCGGGAAGCGCTCGAACGCCTGCTACAACATGCGGCCGACACTGAAAAAAATCTGTATAGGCTGTTTTATGCGGAATTTGTCGGCTCGTTCGGCTCCGCGCGCGGCGAACACGAAATCGAGGGCTACGGCTACGCCCAATACAAACGCGGCGTGCGCTTCATGCTCGATCTGGTCGACGGCATTCGCCAGCTTGATGCGCCTAACAGCCGATTTCTGAATGGCGTCTTCGACAAAATCAACGCGTTCGCGGCAAGCCGCGATTATTCGCTGATGGCGGGACCGGTCTACGTGACCGAAGGCGTGATTCAAGCGAAGGAGGAAAAGCAGGGCTGGTTTCCGATTTCGGTGATTTTTAAACCCCGCCTGTTCAAACCATTGATCTTCCTCGCTCTGGCCTTTCTGCTCGGGCTGCTGCCGATGGCGATAGGCATCACCTCGCCCGCGCAGATCATTTTCTTCGCCCCGCTGTTCCTGGTTTATTTCCCTATCGTCGGCGGCTACGACCGCGACACCTGCATCATTCCTTTGCGCAATCAGTTTCGCAGCTCCGACGCAGTCGGCGAAGCGCTGGACGCGCTCGGACAATTGGACGAATTGCTGGCCTTCGTCAAATTCTCCGAAGCCTTCGGCGGCGACATGGCGCAGCCTAAGCTGATCGACGCGCCGCATCACCGGATCAACCTGAGCGCTGCGCGGAATCCGGTGCTCGGCAAGATGAATCCTAATTATGTCGCGAACGATTTCGTGCTGGACGACGACAAGCTGGTATTGGTCACAGGACCCAACAGCGGCGGCAAGACCGCTTTCTGCAAAACGATCACGCAAATCCAGTTGCTCGCGCAGATCGGCTGCCATGTGCCGGCCAAGGCCGCGACCTTGACCGTGGCGGACCGAATCTTCTATCAGGCGCCCGAAATCAGCCATCTGGTCGACGGCGAAGGCCGCTTCGGCACCGAATTGAAGCGCACCAAGGACATTTTCCTCGCGACCACCGCGAAAAGCCTGGTCGTACTCGACGAGATGTCCGAAGGCACCACCTTCGAGGAAAAAATGGAATCGTCGACGAACGTGCTGACCGGTTTCTATCGCAAGGGCAACAGCACGGTGCTGATCACCCACAATCATCAACTGGTCGATCATTTCATCGCCCAAGGCATGGGCGTCGCCCAACAGGTCGAATTCGCGCATGAGGCGCCGACTTACCGGCTGATTCCGGGCATTTCGCGCGTCAGCCACGCCGACCGCGTCGCCAAGAAAATCGGCTTTTCGAAAGAAGACATCGACAATTATCTCGCGGGTTCATCATGA